The Thermococcus sp. sequence GCTTTATCGCTCTTCTTGAGCTGGATTGCGAAGAGGGCCTTCTCAATGGAACGCTTGCGGAGGTAAAACACGATCGTAAGTACAAAGCCAACAAAAGCCAGTATGTGAAGAATGCCGATAATTATCCAGTTTTTAATAGTTAGCATCCCTTGAAGTGTGGCAATTTCAATGGCCCCTGCATATCCTCCAAATATAAGCCATGTGGCAACTGCACATGTAAGGGCATCTTTTACACGTGTCCTTGCTTTTGAGTATCCTGCATTCAATATTTCAATCTCCGCTTCTTCTGGATTGTCTTTTCTGAATGCTTCAACGAAATCTTGGGCATCGACGTCCCAAAATCTTAATGCGCACCATAAGCTTGTGAATCCAATGAGTGACACGAAAAAGCTGACCAGAAGTGCCAAAAGAAAGTCTTCTCCTTCAAAGTTAAAGGCTGTGATAGAGAATATTGTTGCAAATACAAAAACGCCACCAAAAAAGTATATTATCGTACTAATGTCTTCGGCTCCATATCCTAATTTGTCATCAAGACGTTTTACGTAGTGGCCTTCTTTGACGGCCATTTCCCTTCTCCCTCCGGGTATTTATTGATTTCCCTCCTCCCGGAGGGTAATATACTGGGCGAAGGTGTTAAATACGCGGAAGTCAAAAACTGCTTCAGGTGTGAGCATGGAGGGTGTGGAGTACATCTACGACGAGCACGGGAGGATTAAGGGCGTCATCATATCCCCGGAGCTTTGGGAGAAGATAAAGGCCGAGCTCTTCGAGCCGTCGAAGTACAGGGGCATTTACAGGGGTAAGAAAGACCTTAAGAAAAGCCTCGGGGAGCTGAGGGAAGAATGGGAGAGGGGTTTCTGATTGACACAAACGTTCTCATTTACTACCTCGCGGATGCCATTCCAAAGGAGGAGCTTCCGAAGGTTGAAGAAATCCTGAGGAAAAGCTTTAATGTCTCCATAATTACGAAGATATAGTTTCTCGGCTGGAGAGGACATACCCCAGAGGGCTTTGAGAAGTCGAAGGAGTTCATAAGCTTCGCGTATGTCATACCGCTCACAGATGAGATAGCCGACGTTGCCATCGAACTCAGGAGGAAGGTCAGCATAAAGCTTCCTGACGCGGTTATAGCGGCTACGGCACTTCTACACAACCTGACGCTAGTTACGAGGAACGTCAAAGACTTCGAGAAAGTGAAGGGACTGAGGATATACAACCCATTCGAAAAGGTTGATGAGAGAAATTAGCCACCATTATATCCATTTTGACGCCTTTGACGGCGGTTTTCATTCTGGCCTTTTTGGAGTTTCATTTTGAGAAATTTCGCTCAATTGTCTGAGTGATGGTGGATTGAGTATCATCCTTAGCGCATCAGAAGCTATGAAAAGGGGGTAATAACCCGCCCGAGTTCATCGGCTCCGCCTTCGGCGGCACTCCCCGGGCGTTGAAGGTTCGGCCTTCATCAATAAAAGGCTTTCTACCACACCCTAATCTCCTCGTCACCTTCGAGTTCGACCTCCTCGTACCTTCCGCTCCTCTTCACGTCGAGGGTATAGACCAGAGCGACAATCGAGCCAAAGAGAAACGCCGTGAAAATCCAGGCAACCTTGGCGGATTCGGGCATGAATTTCTGCTTTGTGACAACGTCGTAGGTAACCCCGAGGAAGCCGGCGATGTTAAGGGACCAGATGAGAGTCCAGAGCCCAATCGCCACGTCGAACATGGAGAAAAGTGGAAGGGAGGGTTAAAAACCTCACTCCTTCTTGAGCTTCTCGCAGTTCTTGACCCAGTTCTCGAGGATATCTTTGAGCTTGGGCTGGCCGATTTCCTCGAGCTCGTAGCGGACCCTTACAGCGGGCTTGTTGAGCTTCATGAACCTGCGGAGGTCAACTGGAGTGCCCATGATGACCACATCCGCATCGGCCTTGTTGATTGTCTCCTCGAGCTCCTTAATCTGCTTCTTGCCGTATCCCATTGCAGGAAGGATAACGTCGAGGTGCGGGTACTTCTTGTAGGTCTCGACAATTGAACCGACGGCGTAAGGCCTTGGATCAATGATTTCCTTCGCTCCGAACTTCTTGGCTGCAACGTAGCCGGCTCCGTACTTCATTCCACCGTGGGTAAGCGTCGGTCCGTCCTCAACGACGAGAACGCGCTTGCCCTTTATGAGCTCGGGGTTGTCAACGAATATCGGCGAGGCCGCCTCGATAACCGTTGCATTCGGGTTGACCTTCTCGATGTTTTCCCTGACCTTCTGAATGTCGTCCCTGTTGGCGGTGTCTATCTTGTTGATGATTATAACATCAGCACTCCTGAAGTTGGTCTCACCGGGGTGGTACTTGAGCTCGTGACCCGGCCTGTGCGGGTCGGTAACGACTATCCAGAGGTCCGGCTCGTAGAACGGGAAGTCGTTGTTTCCTCCGTCCCAGAGGATTATGTCCGCTTCCTTTTCCGCTTCGCGAAGAATCTTCTCGTAGTCAACGCCAGCATAGACAACCATTCCCCTCTCGATGTAGGGCTCGTACTCCTCGCGCTCCTCGATGGTGCACTCGTACTTGTCGAGGTCCTCGAAGGTGGCAAAGCGCTGGACGACCTGCTTTCTAAGGTCTCCGTAGGGCATCGGGTGCCTTATCGCAACAACTTTGTATCCCATCTCCTGGAGGAGCTGGGCGACCTTTCTACTCGTCTGGCTCTTTCCACAACCGGTTCTCACAGCTGTTACGGCCACGACGGGTTTGCTGGACTTGAGCATGGTGCTCTTTGGACCGAGGAGCCAGAAGTCGGCTCCAGCGCTGTGGGCCCTGCTCGCGAGGTGCATGACGTGCTCATGGGAGACATCGGAGTAGGCGAAGACAACTATGTCAATGTCGTGCTCCTTGATTATCTTCTCCATGTTGTCCTCGCTCCAGATGGGAATTCCGTTCGGATAGAGCTCGCCGGCAAGCTCGGGCGGGTAAATTCTTCCCTCAATGTCCGGAATCTGGGTTGCGGTGAAGGCCACGACCTCGTATTCCGGATTGTCCCTGAAGAACACGTTGAAGTTGTGGAAGTCCCTTCCGGCCGCTCCAAGAATCAGAACCCTCTTCTTTTTCTTTTCGGCCATTTTCGTTCACCTCTAAAACTTTGTCCGCCTGTGTATCGAGCTTTACACTTATAACGGTTTTCGTTTACCTGTGAAAGAGCCTTACGTAACCGTTTCGAAACTAGCAAAGTTTTTCCGCAAAACTTTCAGAAAATCCTGAACCCAGACCGTTCCGGGATTACCAGTGGGTTTAATAAACGATTGTCGAATAAGATTCCTGGGATTGACATGAGTGACGTTGAGGTTAGAACGCACACAGCCCTGCACGTCGTCAAGGGTGCCGTTGTTAAAGTTCTTGGAGAGGAAGCCAAGTGGACGGCGAGCGTTTATGTGAACGGGAACCACGGCAGGCTGACCGTTAAGTTCAACAGAAAACCTTCGCCTGAGGAGATAGCGGAGATTGAGTTGCTGGCTAACGAGAAAGTAAGGGAAAACGTCCCCGTGAAGGTCTATGAACTGCCGAGGGAAGAGGCAGAGAGGCGCTTTGGTGAAGATATGTACGACCTTTTCCCGGTTCCTGAAGATGTGAGGACGCTTAAAGTTGTAGTCATCGAGGACTGGAACGTCAACGCCTGCAATAAAGAGCACACGAAGACAACGGGAGAAATCGGGGAGATAAAAATCAGAAAGATCCGCTTCAGGAGGAGTAAAGAGCTTTTGGAGATTAGCTTTGACGTTGTGGACTGAGTTACTTCC is a genomic window containing:
- a CDS encoding type II toxin-antitoxin system VapC family toxin, translated to MSFAYVIPLTDEIADVAIELRRKVSIKLPDAVIAATALLHNLTLVTRNVKDFEKVKGLRIYNPFEKVDERN
- a CDS encoding alanyl-tRNA editing protein; translated protein: MSDVEVRTHTALHVVKGAVVKVLGEEAKWTASVYVNGNHGRLTVKFNRKPSPEEIAEIELLANEKVRENVPVKVYELPREEAERRFGEDMYDLFPVPEDVRTLKVVVIEDWNVNACNKEHTKTTGEIGEIKIRKIRFRRSKELLEISFDVVD
- a CDS encoding cyclic 2,3-diphosphoglycerate synthase, with amino-acid sequence MAEKKKKRVLILGAAGRDFHNFNVFFRDNPEYEVVAFTATQIPDIEGRIYPPELAGELYPNGIPIWSEDNMEKIIKEHDIDIVVFAYSDVSHEHVMHLASRAHSAGADFWLLGPKSTMLKSSKPVVAVTAVRTGCGKSQTSRKVAQLLQEMGYKVVAIRHPMPYGDLRKQVVQRFATFEDLDKYECTIEEREEYEPYIERGMVVYAGVDYEKILREAEKEADIILWDGGNNDFPFYEPDLWIVVTDPHRPGHELKYHPGETNFRSADVIIINKIDTANRDDIQKVRENIEKVNPNATVIEAASPIFVDNPELIKGKRVLVVEDGPTLTHGGMKYGAGYVAAKKFGAKEIIDPRPYAVGSIVETYKKYPHLDVILPAMGYGKKQIKELEETINKADADVVIMGTPVDLRRFMKLNKPAVRVRYELEEIGQPKLKDILENWVKNCEKLKKE